From the Alphaproteobacteria bacterium genome, the window TCCATTGATCATCAACAATTACGTCGATCTGGCGCACCGGTACGATTGCGACGGCGTGCATTTGGGGCAAAGCGATATGCCTTATGCCGAAGCGCGGCAAATTCTTGGCCCCAATAAAATGATTGGCGTTACTTGCCACGATTCCAAGGATTTGGCGTTCAAGGCGGCGGAAGCGGGGGCGGATTACGTCGCCTTTGGCGCGTTTTACCCGACTAAAACCAAGGATTCGGGCTATCGCCCGACTTTGGATCTGCTGCGCGATTGGGTGGAATTGACCACTATTCCTTGTGTGGCGATTGGCGGTATTACGCCTGAAAATTGTAAACCGATTGTCGATGCCGGCGCCGATTTTATTGCCGTTATATCGGCGGTTTGGGATCATGATAACGGACCCAAAGCAGGTATTGAGGCCTTTAAACCCTATATTTCAAGTATATAATCAAGTTGCAGAATGCGCCTGATTCTGCTAATTTCCGCACCAGAATTGACATGGCCCGGCCCCAGCAAATTCGCGGATGCCGGGCAAATTATTTAAGAGGTAGGTAAATGAAAGTCCAAGCGAACGCCCTGAAACCGGGCAATATTATCGAAGTTGAAACCAAACTTCTGACCGTGACCAAGGTTGAACACAGAACCCCGGGCAATTTGCGCGCGTTCGTGCAAGTCGAAGCCAAAGACGTCGCGTCTGGCAATAAAAAAGATTTCCGTTTCTCGTCGACCGAGGCGGTGGAACGCGTGCGCATCGATGAAATCGC encodes:
- the thiE gene encoding thiamine phosphate synthase, which gives rise to MTNSKMTQLYLISPPQISLDQFLPELDAALGTGLVSVFQLRLKDMPMVAIERTVEPICDMCHGYDVPLIINNYVDLAHRYDCDGVHLGQSDMPYAEARQILGPNKMIGVTCHDSKDLAFKAAEAGADYVAFGAFYPTKTKDSGYRPTLDLLRDWVELTTIPCVAIGGITPENCKPIVDAGADFIAVISAVWDHDNGPKAGIEAFKPYISSI